A window of Raineyella sp. W15-4 contains these coding sequences:
- a CDS encoding class III extradiol ring-cleavage dioxygenase: protein MSTRLPTYFVSHGGGPWPWIKDLMPGMERLEASLQAIPVELGLTPRAVLVISGHWEEREFTVQTGEHPPMIYDYGGFPEFTYRIQYPAPGAPDVAARVGQLLEDAGITTRYDGRRGYDHGMFAPLYVVYPQADVPILQLSLKRGYDPAAHLAAGRALAPLRDEGVLIVGSGFSYHNLANFGPSAGPASTAFGGWLNTTLVEGPVEERTQRLLHWDTAPGARASHPAEDHLIPLMVAVGAAEAEPGVRIYHEHDFMGAIDSSSFRFGEVPGSDH from the coding sequence ATGAGCACGCGCCTGCCCACCTACTTCGTCTCGCACGGCGGTGGGCCGTGGCCGTGGATCAAGGACCTGATGCCGGGGATGGAGAGGCTCGAGGCATCCCTGCAAGCCATCCCCGTCGAACTCGGTCTCACCCCGCGGGCGGTGCTCGTCATCTCCGGCCACTGGGAGGAGCGCGAGTTCACCGTCCAGACCGGCGAGCACCCGCCGATGATCTACGACTATGGCGGCTTCCCCGAGTTCACCTACCGGATCCAGTACCCGGCGCCCGGTGCCCCGGACGTCGCCGCCCGGGTCGGCCAGCTGCTCGAGGACGCCGGCATCACCACCCGCTACGACGGCCGTCGCGGCTACGACCACGGGATGTTCGCCCCGCTCTACGTCGTCTACCCGCAGGCCGACGTGCCGATCCTGCAGCTCTCCCTCAAGCGCGGCTACGACCCCGCCGCGCACCTGGCCGCCGGCCGGGCGCTGGCCCCGCTGCGCGACGAGGGTGTGCTGATCGTCGGCAGCGGCTTCAGCTACCACAACCTCGCCAACTTCGGTCCGAGTGCGGGCCCCGCCTCGACGGCCTTCGGCGGCTGGCTCAACACGACGTTGGTCGAGGGGCCGGTCGAGGAGCGTACGCAGCGCCTGCTGCACTGGGACACGGCCCCCGGCGCCCGGGCGAGCCACCCGGCCGAGGACCACCTGATCCCGCTGATGGTGGCGGTGGGCGCCGCCGAAGCCGAGCCGGGCGTACGGATCTACCATGAGCACGACTTCATGGGTGCGATCGACTCTTCCAGCTTCCGCTTCGGGGAGGTGCCGGGGTCGGATCACTGA
- a CDS encoding triose-phosphate isomerase gives MTDGSLTWIGTSWKMNGSLAFARAYATGLRARAGAGWPGIQPFLIPPATALAAVSAVLRPGSGVLLGAQNAHWEQRGAWTGELSVDQVADAGATLVEIGHSERRAWFGDTDELVHRKVLATLRAGLRPLVCVGESAEDFAAGRSAEVVTAQVSSALAGVTPDQRPAPIVAYEPIWAIGDHGREATPEDIAATVATIAERFGDRLESVLYGGSVNRQNLTAILDVPAVGGAFIGRAAWTLTGYLDLLDLASEHLACSDVPLAVHSPAVHHSVKLVDH, from the coding sequence ATGACCGACGGGTCGCTCACCTGGATCGGCACCAGCTGGAAGATGAACGGCTCGCTGGCGTTCGCCCGGGCGTACGCCACCGGCCTACGGGCCCGGGCCGGCGCCGGGTGGCCGGGGATCCAGCCCTTCCTCATCCCTCCGGCCACCGCGCTGGCGGCGGTGAGCGCAGTGCTGCGGCCGGGCTCCGGCGTCCTCCTCGGCGCCCAGAACGCGCACTGGGAGCAGCGGGGCGCCTGGACCGGCGAACTGTCCGTCGACCAGGTCGCGGACGCCGGGGCCACCCTGGTGGAGATCGGGCACTCGGAGCGCCGGGCCTGGTTCGGCGACACCGACGAGCTGGTCCACCGGAAGGTGCTGGCGACCCTGCGGGCGGGCCTGCGACCGCTGGTCTGCGTGGGCGAGTCTGCGGAGGACTTCGCCGCCGGCCGCTCCGCCGAGGTGGTCACCGCCCAGGTGTCGTCCGCCCTGGCCGGCGTCACCCCGGACCAGAGGCCGGCGCCGATCGTCGCGTACGAGCCGATCTGGGCGATCGGTGACCACGGCCGGGAGGCGACGCCCGAGGACATCGCCGCGACGGTGGCGACGATCGCGGAGAGGTTCGGCGACCGGCTGGAGTCGGTCCTGTACGGGGGGTCGGTCAACCGGCAGAACCTGACCGCCATCCTCGACGTCCCCGCGGTGGGGGGTGCGTTCATCGGGCGGGCGGCGTGGACGCTGACCGGCTACCTCGATCTGCTGGATCTCGCGTCGGAGCACCTGGCGTGTTCCGACGTTCCACTCGCGGTCCACTCGCCGGCGGTCCATCACTCAGTCAAACTAGTTGACCATTGA
- a CDS encoding ribose-5-phosphate isomerase, translating into MGYRVVVAADIAGFDYKELIKADLAADERVDEVIDVGVGPGEDIDYPHEGVAGARAIAEGRADRGIFVCGTGMGMAISANKVPGIRASTAHDSFSVERLVLSNAAQVLCLGARVIGPELARRLAGEFLDYTFDPSSRSKPKVDAISAYEAEGGR; encoded by the coding sequence ATGGGATACCGGGTGGTGGTCGCGGCCGACATCGCCGGCTTCGACTACAAGGAACTGATCAAGGCCGACCTGGCTGCCGACGAGCGGGTCGACGAGGTCATCGACGTGGGCGTCGGCCCGGGGGAGGACATCGACTACCCGCACGAGGGGGTGGCCGGAGCCCGGGCCATCGCCGAGGGGCGGGCCGACCGGGGCATCTTCGTCTGCGGGACGGGGATGGGGATGGCGATCAGCGCCAACAAGGTGCCCGGCATCCGGGCCTCCACGGCACACGACAGCTTCTCGGTCGAGCGGCTGGTGCTGTCCAACGCCGCCCAGGTGCTCTGCCTCGGCGCCCGGGTGATCGGCCCGGAGCTCGCCCGCCGTCTGGCCGGGGAGTTCCTCGACTACACCTTCGATCCGTCCTCCCGGTCCAAGCCCAAGGTCGACGCGATCTCGGCCTACGAGGCGGAGGGCGGGCGATGA
- a CDS encoding dihydroxyacetone kinase family protein — translation MTHLVNDPTTFAADSLRGFVAAHPTYVQPVHGGVVRATGSPAGEVSVVVGGGSGHYPAFAGWVGPGMAHGAVCGNVFASPSASQVQAVIRAADNGGGTVLLYGNYAGDVLHFGQGAVHRRAEGADVREIAISDDVASRPVEEWRGRRGIAGDLLVVKATGAAAAAGLDLDGVAAVAERANARTRSVGVAFTGCTLPGAPEPLFGVAAGGYALGLGIHGEQGLSTAPLVPATEIARTLVDALLAEEPTPGQDGAGYQRRAAVLLNGLGATTHEELFLLYGSVADLLTERGIVIVAPEVGEQVTSLDMAGCSLSLMFLDPELEELWTAPADTPAFRRGAVPAGTTRRIVTEDRAEAPVIEGSAESRAQAEAIATVLDTVADLARRAEAELGRIDAVAGDGDHGQGMVLGSTAAARAGRAALGEAAGARTVLSRAGAAWAEGAGGTSGALWGAALGTVAAGLSDQEARDGAELIAAVAAGGQAIQDLGGATVGDKTMVDAVAPFVERLVEAYAADPDLPRAWAEAADRATEAADRTALIPARLGRARTHGDDSIGTPDPGAVSFALVMAGIGRLLAGH, via the coding sequence ATGACCCACCTCGTCAATGACCCCACCACCTTCGCCGCCGACAGCCTGAGGGGCTTCGTCGCCGCCCATCCGACGTACGTCCAGCCGGTCCACGGCGGCGTCGTCCGGGCGACCGGCTCGCCCGCCGGCGAGGTCTCGGTCGTCGTCGGCGGCGGCTCGGGGCACTACCCCGCGTTCGCCGGCTGGGTCGGCCCCGGGATGGCGCACGGAGCCGTCTGTGGCAACGTGTTCGCGTCCCCCTCCGCCTCCCAGGTGCAGGCGGTGATCCGGGCGGCCGACAACGGCGGCGGCACCGTCCTGCTCTACGGCAACTACGCCGGCGACGTGCTGCACTTCGGGCAGGGGGCGGTGCATCGCCGGGCCGAGGGCGCCGACGTGCGCGAGATCGCGATCAGCGACGACGTGGCCTCCCGGCCGGTCGAGGAGTGGCGGGGGCGGCGCGGTATCGCCGGGGATCTCCTGGTCGTCAAGGCCACCGGGGCCGCCGCCGCGGCGGGGCTCGACCTCGATGGGGTCGCCGCCGTCGCCGAGCGGGCCAACGCCCGGACCCGCTCGGTGGGCGTGGCCTTCACCGGCTGCACGCTGCCGGGAGCCCCGGAGCCACTGTTCGGGGTGGCGGCCGGCGGCTACGCCCTCGGCCTGGGCATCCACGGCGAGCAGGGGCTGTCCACCGCACCGTTGGTCCCGGCGACGGAGATCGCCCGGACCCTGGTGGACGCCCTGCTGGCCGAGGAACCGACCCCCGGGCAGGACGGCGCCGGCTACCAACGGCGGGCTGCCGTCCTGCTCAACGGGCTGGGGGCCACCACGCACGAGGAGCTCTTCCTGCTCTACGGCTCGGTCGCCGACCTGCTGACGGAACGGGGCATCGTCATCGTCGCGCCGGAGGTCGGCGAACAGGTCACCAGCCTGGACATGGCCGGCTGCTCGCTCTCCCTGATGTTCCTCGACCCCGAGCTCGAGGAGCTGTGGACCGCCCCCGCCGACACCCCGGCCTTCCGCCGCGGCGCGGTGCCGGCCGGGACCACCCGACGGATCGTCACCGAGGACCGCGCGGAGGCACCGGTGATCGAGGGCTCGGCGGAATCCCGTGCCCAGGCGGAGGCCATCGCGACCGTGCTGGACACGGTGGCCGACCTCGCCCGGCGGGCCGAGGCCGAACTGGGCCGGATCGACGCGGTCGCCGGGGACGGCGACCACGGGCAGGGGATGGTGCTCGGCTCGACGGCGGCCGCCCGGGCCGGCCGGGCTGCCCTCGGCGAGGCCGCCGGCGCCCGGACCGTCCTCTCCCGGGCCGGCGCCGCCTGGGCGGAAGGGGCCGGCGGCACTTCCGGCGCACTGTGGGGCGCCGCCCTCGGCACGGTCGCGGCCGGTCTCAGCGACCAGGAGGCCCGCGACGGTGCCGAGTTGATCGCAGCCGTAGCCGCCGGCGGGCAGGCGATCCAGGACCTGGGCGGCGCCACCGTCGGGGACAAGACCATGGTCGACGCCGTCGCTCCCTTCGTGGAGCGGCTCGTCGAGGCGTACGCCGCCGACCCGGACCTGCCCCGGGCCTGGGCCGAGGCCGCGGACCGGGCCACCGAGGCCGCCGACCGTACGGCGCTCATCCCGGCCCGGCTGGGCCGGGCCCGCACCCACGGCGACGACTCGATCGGCACCCCGGACCCGGGGGCGGTGTCGTTCGCCCTGGTGATGGCCGGGATCGGCCGGCTGCTCGCCGGCCACTGA
- a CDS encoding phosphogluconate dehydrogenase C-terminal domain-containing protein, which produces MTENLTIAVIGAGGKMGQRVSNNLRRTDHTVYYCETSPAGQQRVRDAGLAVTPNEEAVPGADIVIYAVPDVALQAVTTATVPLQKRGSMVLTLDPAAAYAGLLYLRADLDYVVAHPTHPSVFLERTSAEEWADTFGGIAAAQNSVAALQQGDESIKPVAEEIIATMYGPVDGVYWASVHDLAVLEPTLNETIGCMIGQFLKDAMDTTVEKTDMDEDTVKAMFYGHVYIALTNALRGSNPFSDACLLAMDYGREALIKDDWERIFNDDDLEIVICKMLGIEAVNHHPEVHAPQPAAV; this is translated from the coding sequence ATGACCGAGAACCTGACCATCGCAGTGATCGGCGCCGGCGGCAAGATGGGCCAGCGCGTGTCGAACAACCTGCGGCGTACCGACCACACCGTGTACTACTGCGAGACCAGCCCGGCCGGTCAGCAGCGGGTGCGGGACGCCGGCCTGGCGGTGACCCCGAACGAGGAGGCCGTGCCCGGCGCCGACATCGTCATCTACGCCGTGCCGGACGTCGCTCTGCAGGCCGTCACCACCGCCACCGTGCCGCTGCAGAAGCGCGGGTCGATGGTGCTCACCCTGGATCCGGCCGCCGCGTACGCCGGGCTGCTCTACCTGCGCGCCGACCTCGACTACGTCGTCGCCCACCCGACCCACCCGTCGGTGTTTCTCGAGCGGACCAGCGCCGAGGAGTGGGCCGACACCTTCGGCGGGATCGCCGCCGCGCAGAACTCCGTCGCCGCCCTGCAGCAGGGCGACGAGTCGATCAAGCCGGTGGCCGAGGAGATCATCGCCACGATGTACGGCCCCGTCGACGGTGTCTACTGGGCCTCGGTCCACGATCTCGCCGTCCTCGAGCCGACCCTCAACGAGACCATCGGCTGCATGATCGGGCAGTTCCTCAAGGACGCGATGGACACCACGGTCGAGAAGACCGACATGGACGAGGACACCGTGAAGGCGATGTTCTACGGCCACGTCTACATCGCGCTGACCAACGCCCTGCGCGGCTCCAACCCGTTCTCCGATGCCTGCCTGCTGGCGATGGACTACGGCCGGGAGGCGCTGATCAAGGACGACTGGGAGCGGATCTTCAACGACGACGACCTGGAGATCGTGATCTGCAAGATGCTCGGCATCGAGGCTGTCAACCACCACCCCGAGGTCCACGCCCCGCAGCCGGCCGCGGTCTGA
- a CDS encoding sugar phosphate isomerase/epimerase family protein produces the protein MSLGLGTYALFWEWSDRAPDPIDLPGMLHRTRDLDADVFQICDYPALETYGDARLRDLRATAEDLGVELELGTRGTDPDHLRRYLRRCDRLGAHVLRSMVQVGPGKPGTDRVVSTLRDLRGDLDALEVDLALETYEQLPSATLVDIVERAEHPRIGIALDPANCVAALEHPDDVIDRCAPYTLDLHVKDFAFSRQAGWVGFSYAGAPMGEGLLDYAHELAAVRPVERGINQIVEHWLVWQGDPQTTIAEERRWTERTLTYARERIQP, from the coding sequence GTGAGCCTCGGACTCGGCACCTACGCCCTCTTCTGGGAGTGGTCGGACCGTGCCCCCGACCCGATCGACCTGCCGGGCATGCTGCACCGCACCCGCGACCTGGACGCCGACGTCTTCCAGATCTGTGACTATCCGGCCCTCGAGACGTACGGCGACGCGCGGCTGCGGGACCTGCGGGCGACGGCCGAGGACCTGGGGGTCGAGCTGGAGCTCGGCACCCGCGGCACGGACCCGGACCACCTCCGCCGCTACCTGCGCCGGTGTGACCGGCTCGGGGCGCACGTGCTGCGGTCGATGGTCCAGGTCGGTCCCGGGAAGCCGGGCACCGACCGGGTGGTGTCGACGCTGCGGGACCTCCGCGGCGACCTCGACGCCCTCGAGGTGGACCTGGCCCTGGAGACGTACGAACAGCTGCCGTCGGCCACCCTGGTCGACATCGTGGAACGGGCCGAGCACCCGCGGATCGGCATCGCCCTCGACCCGGCCAACTGCGTCGCCGCGCTCGAGCATCCCGACGACGTGATCGACCGCTGCGCGCCGTACACCCTCGACCTGCACGTCAAGGACTTCGCCTTCAGTCGACAGGCCGGCTGGGTCGGGTTCAGCTACGCCGGGGCGCCGATGGGGGAGGGGCTCCTCGACTACGCCCACGAACTCGCCGCCGTACGCCCCGTCGAGCGCGGCATCAACCAGATCGTCGAGCACTGGCTCGTCTGGCAGGGCGACCCACAGACCACCATCGCCGAGGAACGGCGATGGACCGAACGAACACTCACCTACGCAAGGGAACGGATCCAACCATGA
- a CDS encoding MFS transporter — translation MPFVALMFFINYLDRTAISFAAPNGMRTDLAMTAAQFGFASGVFFIGYIILEIPSNLALHRFGARKWLARIMVSWGIVAVLFTWVQTAGQLYWLRFLLGVMEAGFFPGAILFLSMWVPAKHRPRVLMLFYLAQPLTTAIGAPLAGALIQLHGLWGLEGWRVMYLFVGAPAILVGVLCWFYLKDKPRDAAWLTPAEQDWLTGALASEERAKEETERIGVRQMFASGRVWVLSFVYFGFIYGLYALGFFLPTIVAGFKAQLGEMTPSLQGLITAVPYVIAAVVMYLWSRDVQSRGLQTWHIVVPAVVGGISIPLALFTSHPVLTIAIVSVTACSIFAVLPNFWTLPTKFLTGAAAAGGVALINTIGNLAGFSAGYITGWVHDLTNGYLVPMIIVGGFMILSGILLVLLASRGSVVTTDTDAPAGKVLA, via the coding sequence GTGCCCTTCGTGGCACTGATGTTCTTCATCAACTACCTCGACCGGACCGCCATTTCCTTCGCTGCGCCGAACGGGATGCGGACGGATCTGGCGATGACCGCCGCCCAGTTCGGCTTCGCCTCGGGCGTCTTCTTCATCGGCTACATCATCCTGGAGATCCCCTCGAACCTGGCCCTGCACCGGTTCGGGGCCCGCAAGTGGCTGGCCCGGATCATGGTCTCCTGGGGCATCGTCGCGGTGCTCTTCACCTGGGTGCAGACGGCCGGCCAGCTCTACTGGCTGCGGTTCCTCCTCGGCGTCATGGAGGCCGGCTTCTTCCCCGGCGCCATCCTCTTCCTGTCCATGTGGGTGCCGGCCAAGCACCGTCCCCGGGTGCTGATGCTCTTCTACCTCGCCCAGCCGCTGACCACCGCGATCGGTGCACCGCTGGCCGGTGCCCTGATCCAGCTGCACGGCCTGTGGGGCCTCGAGGGCTGGCGGGTGATGTACCTCTTCGTCGGCGCCCCGGCCATCCTCGTCGGCGTGCTGTGCTGGTTCTACCTCAAGGACAAGCCGCGGGACGCGGCCTGGCTGACCCCCGCCGAGCAGGACTGGCTGACCGGTGCGCTCGCCTCGGAGGAGCGGGCCAAGGAGGAGACCGAGCGGATCGGCGTACGCCAGATGTTCGCCTCCGGCCGGGTGTGGGTGCTCTCCTTCGTCTACTTCGGCTTCATCTACGGCCTCTACGCCCTCGGCTTCTTCCTGCCGACCATCGTCGCCGGGTTCAAGGCGCAGCTGGGCGAGATGACCCCGTCGCTGCAGGGCTTGATCACGGCCGTGCCGTACGTCATCGCCGCGGTCGTCATGTACCTGTGGTCGCGCGACGTACAGTCCCGCGGTCTGCAGACCTGGCACATCGTCGTCCCGGCGGTGGTCGGCGGCATCAGCATCCCGCTGGCGCTGTTCACCTCCCACCCGGTGCTGACCATCGCCATCGTCTCCGTCACCGCCTGCTCGATCTTCGCCGTGCTGCCCAACTTCTGGACCCTGCCGACCAAGTTCCTCACCGGTGCCGCCGCGGCGGGTGGCGTCGCGCTGATCAACACCATCGGCAACCTCGCCGGCTTCTCCGCCGGCTACATCACCGGCTGGGTGCACGACCTGACCAACGGCTACCTCGTGCCGATGATCATCGTCGGTGGCTTCATGATCCTCTCCGGGATCCTGCTGGTGCTGCTGGCCTCGCGCGGCAGTGTCGTCACCACCGACACCGACGCGCCCGCGGGGAAGGTCCTCGCGTGA
- a CDS encoding FadR/GntR family transcriptional regulator — translation MSTPEPRIALETTEPAMIRGASFAAQTAQALLTRLTSADFAVGERLPSERTLAQELGVGRSAVREALAALEILGIVEIRPGSGTYLRDTTSELLPRTLQWGILLNADRIDELLSVRRALEIHAVRLATDRFSPDHERALRQALEAQERTLGEEAFVEADLRFHVALADAAENATLMELLGTIRALLRIWMEHHIQDREQMRTAFLEHRQILEAMARGDADTAVARMNRHMDTADARLRAAARG, via the coding sequence ATGTCGACGCCGGAGCCCCGTATCGCCCTGGAGACGACCGAACCGGCGATGATCCGCGGCGCGTCCTTCGCCGCCCAGACCGCCCAGGCCCTGCTGACCCGGCTGACCTCGGCGGACTTCGCTGTCGGCGAACGCCTCCCCAGTGAGCGGACCCTTGCCCAGGAGCTCGGGGTGGGACGGTCAGCCGTACGGGAGGCGTTGGCCGCCCTGGAGATCCTCGGCATCGTCGAGATCCGGCCGGGTTCCGGCACCTATCTGCGGGACACCACTTCCGAGTTGCTGCCGCGTACCCTCCAGTGGGGGATCCTGCTCAACGCCGACCGGATCGACGAGTTGCTGTCGGTGCGCCGGGCGCTGGAGATCCATGCCGTACGCCTGGCGACGGACCGGTTCAGCCCCGACCACGAGCGGGCGCTGCGGCAGGCCCTCGAGGCGCAGGAACGCACCCTCGGGGAGGAGGCGTTCGTCGAGGCCGACCTGCGCTTCCACGTCGCCCTGGCCGACGCCGCCGAGAACGCCACCCTGATGGAGCTCCTCGGGACCATCCGGGCGCTGCTGCGGATCTGGATGGAGCACCACATCCAGGACAGGGAGCAGATGCGGACGGCCTTCCTCGAGCACCGGCAGATCCTCGAGGCGATGGCTCGGGGCGACGCCGACACCGCGGTGGCCCGGATGAACCGGCACATGGACACCGCCGACGCCCGGCTCCGGGCGGCGGCACGGGGCTGA